CGACCCCGCCGGCGCGCGCGAATCGGCCGGCGGCCATGGGCGCCACTTCGCGCACCTGCTCGAGGAGCTGTCGATCGATCGCTCGCCCGGCCCCGATGGCGTCATCGTGGCGCCGTTCGACACCGAGCTGTTCGGGCACTGGTGGTTCGAGGGACCCGATTTTTTGGGCGAGGTGTACCGCGCGCTCACCCGCGAGCCCGATGTGCGGCCGGCCACCGGCTCGGCCCACCTGGCCGAGCATCCCGCGCGCGCGGCGATTCGCCTGCCGCCCGGCACCTGGGGCGCCAACGGCGACTATAGCATGTGGCTCAGCGACCAGACGGCGTGGACCTGGCAGCGGCTCTGGCCGCTCGAGGAGGCGTTCTGGGACGTGGCGGGCGACGCGCTCGCGGAGCCGGCGGCGCGCCCCGTGCTGGCGCAGGCCACCCGCGAGCTGCTGCTCGCCCAGTCGTCCGACTGGCAGTTCATCATCTCGACCGGCGCCGTGGTCGATTACGCCGAGCGCCGCTTCAACCTGCACTGCGACGACACCGCGCGCCTGATCGCCGCGCTCACGCCCGGAGGCGGGGTGCCGATCGAGGAGGGCCAGCGGCTCGCCGAGGAGCTTGGGCGGCGCGACCCGCTCTTTCCCGACGTGCTGCCGGCGGTGGCCGCCGCGCTCAACGGCTCGCGCTCGATCGCCCTGAGCTGACGCCGCGATGCGCCCGCTCCGCTTCGTCTTCGGCCTGCACCTCCACCAGCCGGTCGGCAACTTCGACCAGGTGTTCCAGCAGCACCTCGACGACGTGTACCGGCCGCTGCTCGAGCGGTTGGCCGGCGCCGACTTCTTCCCCGCCGTCCTTCACATTTCCGGTCCACTCCTCGAGTGGCTCGAGCGACACGCGCCCGCGTACCTCGACCGCCTCGCTCCGTTCGTGGCGGACCGAAGGATCGAGCTGCTCCTGGGCGGCTTCTACGAGCCGGTGCTCGCGTCGCTCCCGCGCGCGGACCGGGTCGAGCAGATCGGCTGGCTCAAGGACGCGCTTCGCCGCCGGTTCGGCGTCGAGGCCGAGGGACTCTGGCTCACCGAGCGCGTATGGGAGCCGGAGCTCGCGGTGGACCTGGCCGAGGCCGGCGTGCGCTACGCGCTGGTGGATGACCGGCACTTCCTCGTCACCGGCTTTACGAGCGACCAGCTCCACGCGCCCTGGTGGACCGAGACGAGCGGGCGGCGCGTGGCCCTGTTCCCGATCGACGAGCGCCTTCGCTACCTCATTCCTTTCCGGCCGCCGGCAGAAACCGCCGCATACCTCGACGAGCTGCGCGCCGCCGGCCACCAGCTCGCCGTGCTCGCCGACGATGGCGAGAAGTTCGGCGGGTGGCCCGGCACCCGCGAGTGGGTCTACGACCGCGGCTGGCTCGATCAGTTCATGGCGACGATCCGCGGTCGCATCGATGCGGGCGCGGTCGAGCTCAGCACGCTCGCCGACGCGCTGCGGGAGGTGCCGAGCGGCGGCCTCGCCTACCTGCCCACGGCGTCGTATCGCGAAATGGAGGCGTGGTCCCTCCCGGCCGCCGCCGCCATCCGGCTCGGCCGCCTGGAGCGCGACCTGGGAGAGGAGCGCATCGCGGGGCCGGACGGCTCGCTCATTCGCGGCGCGCACTGGCGCAACTTCTTCGTGAAGTACTCCGAGTCGAACCGGATGCACAAGAAGATGCAGGCGCTCTCCGAACTGGCACGCCGCCGCGGCGACCCCGAGGACGTGCGCCGCGCCATTGGCCGCGCGCAGTGCAACGACGCATACTGGCACGGCGTCTTCGGCGGCCTCTATCTGCCGCACCTGCGCGAGGCGATCTGGCGCAACCTCGCCGCCGCGGAAGCGGGCCTGCGCCGGGGCCAGGGACTGGCGTGGGAGGTGCTCGACCTCGACAACGACGGCCACGACGAAATCTGGGTCCACTCGGATCGGTTCAGCGCGGTGGTGAGCCCCCACCGTGGCGGGGCGGTCGAGGACTATACGATTTTCGCGACGGGGATCAACTACGCCAACGCCCTCACGCGCCGGCTCGAGCCGTATTACGTCACCGCGATCGAGGAGCAGGCGCGCGCCGAGCACGGGGACAGCGCCGGTGCGGCGAGCATTCACGACATCGAAGCGGGGCTCCGGCTCGATGCGCAGCCGCCCACCGACCGCGAGGACCGCACGCTCTTCGTGGACCGGGTGCTGGCACCCGGCATTGCGCTGGAGAACTATGTCGCCGGAGACTACGCGCCGGTGCGGTCGTGGGCCCGAGTGCCGGCCGCGTACGAAGTGTCGCGGCCGCGCGGCGCGGTGGAGATCCGCTGTACCCTGCCCGCGGGCGGGATCTCGGACGCCGTGAGCGACGGCGCGCCTCGGCCGCTGGAGAAGCTCATTCGGTTCACGCCGGACGGGCGGGTCACCGTGTCGTACGCGTGGGATCCGGCGATGGCCGCACCCGACGATCTCTTCGCCCCTGAGCTCTCGCTCTTCCGGCCGCTCGATGCGGCGTTCGAGCCCAAGCCCGAGGTGTGGAGCTTTCCGATCGAGACGCTGGCCAAGTCCGAGCGCGGGCTCGACCGTACCCTGCAAGGCGAATCGATCACGCCGCGCTGGCCGGTGAGCGCCGGCGCCGCCCGAATCAGCCTCTCCGCGGAAGACTGAGCGCTCGGCAGCGCGCCGGCCCTACGTCCCCGATTTCACAGCCGGCCGCCCGACGCCAATCTTGCCGTCGGCTCGCCCCTTCAGGTACTCGTAAATCTCGTTCATCGTCTGGGGCTCCATGCCGAGCGCACACCAGGACGGCATCCCCTTGGCGGGCCGGCCGGCGCACACCGTCGCAACGAAGATCGCCTTCGTGGGAATGGGGCCGTCCGACTTGAGCGAATTCAC
This genomic interval from Gemmatimonadales bacterium contains the following:
- a CDS encoding alpha-amylase/4-alpha-glucanotransferase domain-containing protein, which gives rise to MRPLRFVFGLHLHQPVGNFDQVFQQHLDDVYRPLLERLAGADFFPAVLHISGPLLEWLERHAPAYLDRLAPFVADRRIELLLGGFYEPVLASLPRADRVEQIGWLKDALRRRFGVEAEGLWLTERVWEPELAVDLAEAGVRYALVDDRHFLVTGFTSDQLHAPWWTETSGRRVALFPIDERLRYLIPFRPPAETAAYLDELRAAGHQLAVLADDGEKFGGWPGTREWVYDRGWLDQFMATIRGRIDAGAVELSTLADALREVPSGGLAYLPTASYREMEAWSLPAAAAIRLGRLERDLGEERIAGPDGSLIRGAHWRNFFVKYSESNRMHKKMQALSELARRRGDPEDVRRAIGRAQCNDAYWHGVFGGLYLPHLREAIWRNLAAAEAGLRRGQGLAWEVLDLDNDGHDEIWVHSDRFSAVVSPHRGGAVEDYTIFATGINYANALTRRLEPYYVTAIEEQARAEHGDSAGAASIHDIEAGLRLDAQPPTDREDRTLFVDRVLAPGIALENYVAGDYAPVRSWARVPAAYEVSRPRGAVEIRCTLPAGGISDAVSDGAPRPLEKLIRFTPDGRVTVSYAWDPAMAAPDDLFAPELSLFRPLDAAFEPKPEVWSFPIETLAKSERGLDRTLQGESITPRWPVSAGAARISLSAED